aagagtttttgttaaacccgtaggaagaaatgctctcaaatgttcaaagtgtaatagtccggatcactttgaaaaagagtgtcctatggtatggaaacctgttaagaaagtatgggctaatactgtttatattactaacaccaaaggacccaagaaagtttgggtaccaaagaaagcttgagactttattttaaatgcaggtctctgtcaagaaacagtaaagtggtatcttgacgggatgctcaagacacatgacaggagactcaaattgttttataaagcttgctcaagtaaatggtggaaaagtttcatttggaggaaatatcaaaggaagtattgtgggatttggaaccgtgaaaattggtactctcacaataagtaatgactccctagtggaaggactcaattacaatcttctcagcattagtcaattgtgtgatgctggtttcaagatcttctttcaagaaggaacatgttctggaatcagtaaagactctactcaatctttcatgggtcgaagacatggaaatatctatcttctggatgtgaaaccaaatgaatcgcaatgccttatctcaattcaagacgaagcaagcttatggcacaaaaagcttggtcatgtcaacatgaagcaattagccaaaatttcttcaaaacagcttgttcgaggactacccagattgccataccaaaagactgattcatgcactccatgtattctgggaaagcaggtaagaaattcttttaagccaattaattatgtctctactaatcatgtactacgcttgctgcatatggatctcttcggaccaaccaaaactcaaagtattgggggtaagaagtattgcctagtaattgttgatgattactcccgttttacttgggtatatttccttgcaagtaagtctgaaaccttttcgtattttaaaaaatttgctaaaatgattcaaaatgaaaaaggatgtgttatatcaagtataagaacagatcatggaggtgaatttgaaaatcaagattttacaaaattctgtgatgaatctggctgtaagcatgtgttttcctctccatatactcctcagcaaaatggagttgtggaaagaaagaacagatctcttcaagaaatggctagaactcttttaattgaaagtaaaatttcttctcgattttgggctgaagtgttttaacagcttgctatatcatcaatagagtcttcttaagatctattcttcagaaaaccccttatgagttattcaaagataagaagcctattgtttcatactttcatgtatttgggtgcaaatgtttcatattgaaaaatgcaaaagatcgagttggtaagtttgaagaaagatcgatgaaggtatcttccttggatattctacttcaagcaaagcctacgagtctataacaagaagagccgactgtggaggagtcaatgaatgttaaatttcaagactcaatgcaagatgaatcaagtcgactcatcaagaagagtttGAACCTCGCTctgaccctccaaagtctacaactcaagaagcatctcgactgaaaaccagcttcaagatgttcgtgaagatctaaacaaagaaagagatcatcaaccagacaaatcaacgagtaactggaagcataagtctagtcatcccaaagatcttataatcggcgaaattaatgaaggaattcgcaccagatccaaaaggcgagaagagtctagtgttgtggcactcatttatgaaattgaaccaaagagcatagaagaagctttatctgatgaaagctggattgaagctatgcaagaagagctcagacagttcagcataaatgatgtctggaaattgacatccaaacctaaaggtaaaactgttattggagctaaatgggttttcagaaacaagatgaacgagaaaggaaaagtcgtacgaaataaagcaagactcgtggccaagggatatacgcaagaagaaggaatagactatgatgagacttacactccagtggcaaggttagaagctattcgactattacttgcgtttgcctgttataagaatttcaggttattccaaatggacgtaaaaagcgccttcctaaatggatttatccatgaggaagtatatgtggaacaaccaccagggtttgaagacccaaagaagccagactcagtcttcagactgaaaaatgctttgtatggtttaaagcaagcacctcgggcttggtacgacagattgagtaagtttttaattcaaaatggttttgtcaaaggtaaagtagatacgaccttatttatcaagaaggaaaacaaaagtttcttacttgttcaaatatatgtggatgacattattttcggatcctctaatgagaatctgcaagaaattttctaagtctatgcgggatgagtttgaaatgagtatgatgggagaattaacattctttcttggtcttcaaataaaacaattgaaggaaggaacttttatttatcaagaaaaatatgtgaatgatcttgtcaaaaggtttggactggagaattgcaaaaaggtcgacattccaatgtcaagttctttaaagatagacaaagatgaagaagggaagaaagttgatcaaaagcagtacagagcattattggatcacttctttatcttacgcctctagacctgatattttgttgagtgtttgcatatgtgctaggtttcaatcgatcctagagaatctcatctcggtgctgcgaaacgcatcattaaatacgtcgcttcatcatcaagcatcggtctttggtatcctaagaagggagactttaatcttccgggatattcggggacgcagatctggccggttgcgagttgatagaaagagcacttcaagaacttgccgcttgcttggaagcgggacggtgtcttggttttcaaggaaacaaagcaccgtgtctctttcaacaacgtaagcgagtatgtagctcttggaagctgctgttcacaaattctatggataaaacaacagctaagagactttgaaattgaagactcatgcacggagattaattgcgacaacaccaacgctatcaacctcaccaaaatccaattctccactcaagagcaaagcatatagagattcgacatcactttataagagaccatgttcaaaatggagatgtttcaattcaatttgttgactcaaagaatcaacggcggatatattcacaaagcctttggagaaaatcaatttgagtctatacggtccagactcaacattttgaggtatgaggatatcaaagtctaaagactttcggactcgagcttacaagactttatctacttgtcttggctcgaccttcgatccgtaagtctttctctctccaatcttatcttgaaaaggtacgatcatcgacttgtgtttaaattgttgttatatttaattaacataaatattgcatcgattcattttcaaaagggaagttatttttgaaataactatttttatgcggataaagacagttattttgaaaaggcatatttttatttcctttgtgacggtttgtttactcttctttttaacccaacgagcactgtcgatttctcttcacttttctactctctctcaaaaaccctagaaagcatcgatcctccattcccgtttgtcttcttcgctaaatcttcaaaaagttgtcatcttttctgagaaagtcaagcaaggaaacttccaaacaccgttaaagatgtcttcttcacgaaagtcgtcaagaatcgcaaagcgggggaccacagagaatgagtgaggggcctacgcacttcgatcttactgaagatgaagttactcccgGATCAGCAatcgagcccacaacattcttagcaggcgtcattctccaccatctagtcctcaaggcgttgttgatcGCAtcgaagaaatcatcgaggaggcagacccgtaagagttcaaaagcccgcttttatttacaagctatatcgtgccttaaaaggaattcgtactcctttgaactatgttgatgagtttcttagagacaaaggatataggaacgaatatatctttctgaaaaatggaaagtttgggaatcgatCGTAAAGGGGTGGGTGAGGAAACctttgcgaatatcccaagtgatcctcgtgatcgggGGCCGAATcccgtagatgggaatgatgatgacaatctgttcaatctatttcaaccgaaaatgggtattgcggctgaaattcaaggaaaaagggagatttgttcagatcaaaggaacaaaaggatcatcgtactcgaaattgctgaagcgtggggtaataaaccctagaagtgtggactttgattttctggatgttgtgaaagtgaacttgagggaaaagttcagttatcttcaacttgaaaagttttgctctgactctacTGAGGCTTATACTGAATTGactacatatttctattcaaatcttagctttttggatgcgaatagattctccttcagtgttaaagaacaagactatgttgtggatatgaatatgctggcagatgtgctagaagttgagagaggcagatatcaaccaatcaaagtttccattgctggggctacacttgaactggtgaaggataggagaacggatgagaagatcacttactcacggatgaatgcattcaacatcttgcttcacaaaattgtgatcaattgccttcggccgaaatcaacttccaaaactgatgtgtcaagttctgaggcaaagttgatgtatgccatcctctgtggtaagaagttttctctccctcatactgttatgtttcatatgtatagagcaaagtgatgaaggacagaggtcaactcccttacccaagccttgttacgaagttattcgagacatctcgaatattcagcctccgcaaatcttttgtgttcgatcatgcgatcatatggtggtaggactgaaaatggtaaccaaaatgcgtctcaaggaaccgagcaaggaattggagaaattcaaggagaagactcctaccaaatctcatcaattctcttctgctgctaagagaaaagggaaggagcccatggctgcttcatcaaagaaaagaagagctctccttgttgaggatgaagatgatggcgAAGACATCAcaatctctgcaatggctttgaggaatttaggtcgtcctgttccacagaaagaatcggaacaaaagacgaaagaagcagaggagaaggaagaaggagaaagagaagcaaagcaagaagcagagaaagaaagatctgaagaagaaagaagagaagaaggagaaccttaggaaatctcttctccacctgtaggcatggaaacagggggagatcaggagaaaggagtgacgtcttcacatccagatgcaagtgaaggagtcagtcgctcgcctgcagacccagaagatgtttatgcatctcaatttccagaagaaggtcatgaagcttcatcaccaaacctgcgagattatgctgatccaccatcgtctgctTATACTCCaaatcgagccgaagcaagtactcagactgataatggagcagattttcgcagaatcatggatattctcttggagatgaaaggtcagatttatgccttgggattcgaagttcaaagcttgaagaatgaaggtcaagcttcttcctgttcattaaatgaaaagatgcaagccctctctattcgaatcaggccaatgccaagagtgaggaggttgtacaccaaggaagactttaaaaggccggaaggcattgttcgcctatggaagatttccagcttgtccgtgttcccaagcaatcttgatttcatctcatcctttttaaatgatgacaaaaagggggagagatgcatgatttgaaaactttcaatcttttttaattgtttgttggattgtgtttaactgtctgtttgtttttgacagactttgactttgttttgtgtctggacaagaactgcctagacttggacttgactttactGCTTTTATtgatcaatattgatatcttatgaatggcttaatcatttactggactaacctattttctgtggttgcagattctagtgttattctattagccatttatttctataagatatgcatatgtgattgagaaatgttttgcagtcaaagttatccaaatctgcaggaaggttttgtcaccatcaaaaagggggagattgttggagaaatcctcgtgaagagttttgaagttgacaaaacgtttccatcgtctagtctcgaaggtcagcgactcgttggttaaagtcttaagacttccggacagccgagactcaagactcaaagtctatcctcattgacagtccacgatccgttgaagaaagattatcccgaactgaatgttttgctcagatttaaccttatcatctggagaagatctcatggctggagaagacgtatcgtaatcctttgattgatcaaatttgattcaatgactgaagattcgatgattgtctaaatattattggaatgttctacttatggaaaccgagatcccgattgtatgggcgaacagattgatgggctatcaacacgttcctttaatagctcgaatgatcttcctaattgattccgtccaatgggtagattggaggaattcctttggtaagtgccaacgggtatgatggcataaaggagtatataaggaagacgtccttagttgttcgaggaagtgcgcgatagaaaaattccaaagtctgaagctcctatttgtttagataaatcctttgagcgaatacttgtatacaaaagagagtctatatttgtgagagaccttgaggaggtgtggcagtacatctacactgtggaatggaatcaaggcaaagctgtgctgtaactacttttttgatcatagtgaaatccagccggtgggctgtcagtgcggaaaagagtggacgtaggcttggaaaagctgaaccactataaatcctgtgttccaatttctctcttcctaccttgatcgtatttcaatttgttaagaattgcttccgtatatcgacaaattgtttatgcgcctattcaccccccctctaggtgtttatactagcaatatcagtaGACACTAGACAGGAGTTAGGGCCTTGATCGCAATCTCTAATCCTTGCACAGACTAGTATTGCTTGAGGGAAGAGTGAGGACTTGCATGGCAACATGCTCTCtctttatagaaaaaaatgtttgaccCAATATTTAGTGTTTCCATTTAGATTACCAAGTCTTAAAAAGTTTTATCTATTTTGCCCTTCTCAAGTCAAGAGATGAATCACCCTATAACAACTACTACCACTTGGTGATTTGTTGTATCTTGGCTGATATGGAAATGGTCTTTGAGAATCCTCGTACCATTTCTTCTTCGTTCCTTTGACGACTCTTTTCCCCACTCTAAGAAGATAACCAAGTAAAGAGTACATCTCGTGCAAGGTTTTAATAGCCGAAAAAGAGTGAAACTGCGTCGCCTCCAAGGGGTTGGTGGAGTGGTAAGGGCTTTGGCTTGTGGGTGATCGATCCCAAGTTTGAGTCCCTCTACCCTCCATCTTACAATATCCTTGACTTATATTGAGGCTAGCTAATGGAAAAGGTTTGGTTCGCTTAGAAAAATGAGCcaagagaaaatgttttagtcgatggaaaagatttttctgccaaaacttaaattcaaaaaaaatgattttcttctttaaaagggcttgaaaatgttttccaaaatattagtAGTTATCGGTACTCAAATTCAAAACTCTTTGCTTGAGCACAAAACCACAAAGTTGATTCTTGGAACCCAGCATTTAGGACTAGGTCTCTCAACGGTAAAGCTCAAGTCGATTGAGGCTAAGCCTAGGACCCCAACACTCGAGCCTAGGCCCCTGGCACCCATGCCTTGTTCTATAAAGGCTAAGCCCGAACCCCTAGTACTAGTACCTAATGCTTCAGCACCCAAAATCCAATCCATAAAAGCCATGCTTGGGTCCTCAATGGTCGAACTCTGATCTCAAACCCTAGGCTCGGGTTCACAAAGACTGTGCATGGGCTTGAGTCCTTGGTTAATAAGATATTtcttcttataaaaaaaattaaaaaatgaatttttagttatttttattttaaaaatcaatttctttattgatttattttttgccatttttttctttttcttttattttcttcttttctcttttcttttcttttcttttcctatctccttcttcctccgccaGCCACGTGCCTCAACGATGGTCAGTACCCAGCCAACCAGCCATAACACGGGTTGACAACCTCGAGGCTCAATCAATctaggcaagcttgagctcgtaGCTTGCCCGATCTCGACAAGGCTGAGGTTGCTTGAGGTCATCAAGCTCCACGCTACTCGATCTTGCCTATAGCCATCACCGAGGCTCAATGACCGGTGgacagagaagaaaaagaagatgaaagaaaagaaacgaaaaataaaaacaaaaaatatttaaaaattcaaatttcttttttggcttgaaaTACAATCAtgaattgaaataattttctgaatGAGATCAAACACCATAAAACATTTTCGGTCacataacaataaataaaagaaaactaatcattttcttgaaaaattatttcctaaaagtatatttttttacttaattatgAAGTTTTACTTCAAATAAACGCACCTATGTGATAAGCTCATCCCTGATGCTTTGATCAATTGAACccaatttttcttgtttgtcaTATGATACTTTTAGTAGGTTTTTCTCTTTCTAAGCACGGTTCGTggatgacaaaaaataaaatcttattCTTCTCCCAAGCTGCCACTTCTCAACAGCCTAATGAAAAGGTTTTAATTCCACTTTCTTTATAAGACATGACTTACGTAATGATTAAGGGTGCACTTATTTTGAGATATAGTTTATTGAAGGAGTTACACTGCACATTACCAACTCTTCAGAAGTGGAATCTTTTTTACCATCCCCGAGTCCAAGTATGAACTTCGCCATAACAACTACGAGGACTCGGTGATTTGTTTGAATTCCTCTCCTCCAACTTGAAGAAGGCATGACATCGGAGGTGGAAGTGGTCTTCGATGACTTTTATGTCCTTATACTATTTCTCCTTCACTTTCTCGTGAAAAAAAAGGGTAAACTCTCTAGTATCAGCATAGTTTTAGGGTGCGGTTCATACTTCCTACGGATAAGAAGGCATGGCATCCCTTTCCCCAATGATTGGGTGAGAGCCGCAGGGGCAGTGCTCTCGAGCTAGAGGTTCTATAGTTGGAGttcatattttattgatagtttTAACTTGGGCTTATGAATAGCTACCCAGCAAAAATAATAtctttctcttgtaattgatgGTTGTTATAGAAACATGCCATATGCTAATTATTGTGAAATCCTCTGCTAAATGTAGCTCTATTGTAGGGTGAACTAGGATAAAACCTTATGTTGATTTCTCTTTcactttaattttcaatttccatACTATTGCTAGGGGCGAGTATGGTCCGGGTTGAGCTAGTCCATCCCCTAATCCTAGGACCAACATGCATAATATTGGGCCACAATTGTTGAGACCAAGGACCAACCATGTTGAGCTCAAGACCGAGAACcagaccaacccaatgggtttagTCCAGTTCCAAGATCAATCCGagatcaaccaataatttttttgtttcattttttgtagtCTCTAAAAAGGCAAATCTAccatttcaaattacatatctatTGATAATGCAGCATTGTGCAAtcaaactataaataccaatacctattcaataaatttaagataaggCAACAATAGAAATTCCACACTCGCCAAAAGCAAGAAATCATAAAAACGATTAAGACCGCTTATAGAGATATGAGATAAGATGTGAAGTTTCTGTAATCATCTATTAATAATACCCATAACACCATAAGTAAAAGCGTTATAAATCATATataagatatataatatataaatatattttagatatattatatatattatatacagTCAAGGTTGGTCCAAGTTTGATTGACCCTAAACTCCTAAAATTGAGAACAAACCCACATAGTGCTGGTCCAAGGATCTCAAGACCAAGAACCGACCCAGTCCCCCGAGAAACTGGGCCAGGACTAGTAGGGTTGGGCTGGTCTAGGGTCGGTTGAAAGTTGACcttagaccgatgctcacccctaatgatTGTGCGCTGAATCCTAACACAAAACAACATGATCTAGTATAGACCATTGCTTCTGTGACAATCTAATATCTCGAAAAGATTGAATTGGTTATCTAGATTGCAGGAGGAGAACACAATCCATATTCATCTTCATCCTGAAAATTTTTTGTTATCAATGTGCCCCCATCTCTGTTGCCCAATACCAAAGTTCTTAACTTTTACTTGGTTGCATTACACTCTTTCATTGCacaaaaatggataaaaataagCATTCCTGCATAAACGATCTCTTTGACCATTTAATGTCATTGGTGCCTGTTTCCTGTTTTCTCGAGCATAGTTCACGGATGGTGGGTAATAAGAGACTGTTCTTCCCCCATGCTGCCACTTCTGTGCAGTTTAATGAAAGGCATGTCATAGTTCGAATTTGTTTACGAGCATTTAATGATATTCCAATGGCTTTCAGAGCTCATAAGTCATGTCTTACTTAGACGATTAAGGGTGCCCTTATTTCTTTTATGGGCTGGTTGCTAAGATATTAAACCAGTACCGTGTTCCGAAACTAGGATCGAGCAGGAACTGACTTCAATGGTTTTTGAAGTTTGTCAAAGTAAGTGCACAGAATTCTGAACCAAAGTAATGTAAGTAAAGCATCCCAGTAGTTCTAGTGGGCTTTCACCTATACGCCCACTCCGTCCGCTCTCATCTTCACTTTACTTATCAAAATAAGGGGAAACAAGTAAAGCATCCGTGTCCTCATATATCTCTAGTAGCCATTTGTATTCTTATTGAAGCTATAATGTTGATAGCATCAAGATAGGGCGATGCTGAGCTTATCTCATTCAAGGTTTAGATCGTGTCCTACAAACACGCATGCACCTTACTGCAGGTTTGAGCGTGGGCTCATTCCGCACCCCCATGGCTTGAGAAATACCATGTGATGGGTCATCCTTGAGGAAAACAAATTCACCTGACATTGAGAGCAGGTTAGTTCGGCCTTCAACCAGGCATTTCAACGAAAGGCCACTATAGAAAACACATTCCGTTTCTTTCGTACTTTGAACAGGGTAGATGAATCCTAAGTGCTCCCACTGAATTGCTTGGGAAACAGTTTTCACATATACGCAGAATTCGAACTATGAAACAAGTCATCAACTGGGCAGCACAAAGCATTCATTTTGATGACAATGCTGAGTGTGGATTCGGGACATAGTGCTCTATAAGTTGACAACAGCATTTCAATGATCATTTTGAGGCTGATCCAGTTGCCCACGCCACCGCAATTACTTTCACTGGAGGACAGAGATGCTGGTTATTACTAATTTGGAGTATTGAAGAATGTCTCCTGTCCAGTGGGTAAACTTTTGGCTTGATGAAGAGACATGGTCAATTTGCTTGCCGGGGTCTTGCATCTTCAGATTTAGGTCATCAGACATGGAGAACTGATCGACTTGTCTCGTAAAATTACAGCGTGTCGATCTGCAAGTTTCCCTTCTCTAAGCTTCCATGCAACCGGAGCGAGAAGGAAAAACACCAGTTGAGGGAAAAGTTGAGAATTATAACATGGACTCATCATGAGAACCGAACCCGAGTCCCTACACCAAACTCAGATAATTATGCCACTATGTTCTGTTTTATCTGCTGGTTCGTCTTGATGTGTGATCGAGAATATTTCTGCTGCATAATAAGCAGGAATTACCCATTGATTTCGATCAGACTCATGTCCATCTCTATGATATGTATAAGTTTGTTTTCGGTCCAATTGCCATGTAGTCTTAGATCATTCCAAGCTAAGGTTGAGAAGCAACTTAGCTTTCCAGTTCTTCTGGAAATTGTCAAAACAGGGGCGCAGGAAGTAACGCACTCATGTCCTCACATTTCCCCGTTATGGTCATCGATGGTCTACTTGAGATTGTGAAATCGATTACTTCGCGAAAGAGATCAATGCCATCCatattttattcaatgtttTGACTTTGTCAATGCATACACATTTATAAATGACATTGTAAGCCACGACATCCctggaaaaaattatccaacTGAGCTTATGAGGTTTCAACCCAATATTTCGACCGTAGATGGAAAATGACCGCAggaaagattttctttttggctatattaatgaaaaagaaaagttatctGTAGAATTTGGTACGTGGGTTATAAAATGAGAAAGGCCACCGACTGTAACTTATCAAACCTGAATTCAACACCCCAAGGATAATAATGGAAATAAAGCTGCTCTTCTTTCTTATTGGCCACCTGAGGGCCGGATGTAAAAACGATAGCCCTGATGATATATCATAACAGTCTCTTAAACCAATCACAAGATTATTTCAATTAAGACTATTTAATAGGGTTGGACATTCTTTTCATGATACCCTTTTTCTAGAGTACAAATTCCGTTCCTATGGGAATCGATACTTAATATAAGGTGATATCGTCTCaagtttcaaattttacatAGTTTAATGTTATTGCTCTTCCCATTTATAGACATTTAGTTGAGGAATGAATCCGGTTATCCTgatcatgagagagagagagagagagagagagagagagagagagagagagagagagagagagagaacggtaTTTTATTCAATATCAATCATACATGTGGTACATAGTCTAGATACGTGTCTAGAGCAACCACTAGAGAGATAACaatcttttattcaaaatcaacCATACATGTGGTAAGTAGTCTAGTTATGTGTCTAGAGCAACCACTTATAGAAACAAGATTAAGCAAGTAAGTCGCataattcaattattttgtGTAACTAATGATAGATTCATTTAGTTGTTGTCATACCAAGACTGCGCCTCGAGATACTCGACGACCTTCTTGTCTAGTTGGAAGGCCTTGGTGAGAACATCAGCAGAAATAGGTGGCTTCGCTCCGAAGACAGCATTAGCAATGGTAATGAGCCCAGGGTTCTGGCTACTAAAACTGGAAATGGATAGCGCATATGTGTTTCCGATATTCAACTGGAAGTGAATGAGACCAATAGGGAACACAAACACGTCCCCCTTGTACAGGACTTTTGTAAAGAGAGTGTTGTTTAATTGGTTGGACGTGACGAAGCCAACGAGTAGCGTACCCTCCACCACAATCTGAACCTCAGTGCCACGAGGGTGAAAGTGGGGAGGATTTAGGCCGCCAGGAGCAAAGTCAACGCGAACCATGGATATTCCAAGAGTGTTGAGTCCTGGAAATTG
This genomic stretch from Eucalyptus grandis isolate ANBG69807.140 chromosome 3, ASM1654582v1, whole genome shotgun sequence harbors:
- the LOC104438525 gene encoding germin-like protein subfamily 1 member 7; protein product: MKFLPISFLILALATATALAYDPSPLQDICLATNDLESGVFVNGKFCKDPKQATADDFVFMGLRNPGNTSNPLGSKVTQAFVQQFPGLNTLGISMVRVDFAPGGLNPPHFHPRGTEVQIVVEGTLLVGFVTSNQLNNTLFTKVLYKGDVFVFPIGLIHFQLNIGNTYALSISSFSSQNPGLITIANAVFGAKPPISADVLTKAFQLDKKVVEYLEAQSWYDNN